One region of Xyrauchen texanus isolate HMW12.3.18 chromosome 11, RBS_HiC_50CHRs, whole genome shotgun sequence genomic DNA includes:
- the LOC127651253 gene encoding ATP synthase-coupling factor 6, mitochondrial-like, with translation MALHRLFQLSSLFRSAVTVTLRRNIGLSAVIFNKAKDLDPVQKLFLDKIRDYNTKSKSVGGVVDAGPAYQKNLMEEMTKLQRLYGAGDLTQFPQFKFQEPKLEEVTTTK, from the exons ATGGCTCTTCATCGGCTCTTCCAGCTGTCGTCTCTCTTTCGTTCAGCGGTGACCGTCACCCTTCGCAGGAACATTGGACTGTCCGCTGTCATCTTTAACAAGGCCAAAGACCTGGATCCTGTACAGAAACTCTTCCTGGACAAGATCAGAGATTACAACACCAAGAGCAA GTCAGTTGGTGGTGTGGTTGATGCTGGACCGGCCTATCAGAAGAACCTGATGGAGGAGATGACCAAACTACAGCGATTATATGGAGCTGGAGATCTGACCCAATTCCCACAGTTCAAATTCCAAG AACCCAAACTGGAGGAGGTGACAACGACTAAATGA